GTAGTGGTAGGGGTATTTGGAATTGTTACCACCTGGCTACCATCGTTCGGCGTACTGGCCACCAGTGTGCTAAAGGTTGTACCACCATCGGTAGAGAGGGAGATCTTTACATTGGCTGTGCTCACTGGTGATGCGGTGGTGCTGGCTACATTCCAGGTGATGGTCTGGGATGAATTGCCTGCCCATGATACAGCGGTATTAGGCGCTGTTACTGCAAACGGTCCTGATGTATTCGAAACGGTTACCGTTACATCCGCATAATTCGTCTGACCGACAGACACGGGTGCAGTAGAACTATAAGGTGCATTATCCCTTACAGTTAACCGGAAATGCAAAGTCCTTGACACAGAACTCAGCGCTTCCGTATTCGCACTTGCATCGCCACCGGTCAATGGTCCGGATACTAAACTACCTGCCAGGATAGTGGCCAGTTTTGGGAAGTACCTGGTAGGAGAAGTAGTCGGTGCAAATGAAATCCAGTTAGGACCAGATGCTTTGCTCGCACTGGCTACGCTGCTGCTGCCTGTTTGTGAAGAAGAGGCATTGTCAATCTGTTCCCAGCAGTAAGTGAGCACATCGCTGGTATTCGCATCGGTAGCAGAACCCGTCAGCGCAAATGGGGTACTGATAGGAATGGTATAACTACTACCTCCACTCACTACAGGAGTTGCGTTATTGGCAGAGATACTGGTAGTGGTCGGGCAGGTCTTGCTGGAAAGATTTGTCTGAATCTGTCCAATAGAAACGGCGTGGAAGATATCGATAGAGTGTGGTGCCAGGTCATAGCTGGTAATACCAGCATAACCCATAATAGTGATACCGGAACCGGGTTCCACATTGACGCCGGTACCTTCATTACCATAAGAGAAAGTATGGTTGGCACCCAGCTGGTGGCCTACTTCATGGGCTACATAATCGATATCGAAGTTATCGCCCTGGGGAATTGCATCGGCAGGAGAGGTGAAACCACTACCTTTTGAACCATCGACACAGATGCAACCAATACAACCGGCATTACCACCACCACCAGATGCACCAAACAGGTGACCGATGTCATAATTGGCAGCGCCGATTACAGAGGTGAGGGTACTTTGTAACTCACTGTTCCATGATCCGGAGGCGCCAGAGCTGGCGTTAGAATACGGATCGGTAGAGGCGTTGTAGTAAAATACATTGGTCGTGTTCGAGACCAGGTTCAGGTGGAGCGCGAGGTCTTTTTCATACACGCCATTACAACGGGTCAGTGTGGCATTGACAGCGGCAAGTACCAATGCAACCTGGCTGGAACTGGTAGCGCCGAAATAATTGGAGTATTCAGCGGTCACGGATTGAGCCAGGCGTAATGTTTTCAGGTCACCGGTAGAGCGGGCGGCAACACTATTACTCAGGTCAGTAGCCAGTTTTTGATCGGGCGTACCGCATTTCCAGGGTAATGCCTTTGGCTGCTTTTTAAACACGCTGTACACAGTGTGATCGGCAGAAAAGGGTTCGATAAATTCAGTTTCTTTTTCCACCCGGAATACGGTCGTTTGTATTCCCTGTGGGGAGATGCTCAGCTTTAAAATAGCGGACTTGTCGGTGATACCTTTTCCTGAGAAAGCTCTGATGTCAGGAAATTTCGCTTGCAGGGCAGGTTCGAAATTCGAAGCTTCAACGATTTCGAATTGTTCAATCTGGCCGTCTGCATTGGGTAGGGAGATGATGGTTCCATGGGTGGCAGTATTGCCGACAGCTCTGAATGCCTCGGTTCGCAGGGGTGTCAGATCCAGGTCGAATAGTTTGTATTCTGCTGGAAATGCGAGTCGGGATACGGCTTTGTCGGGGGTAATTCTGGCGCCGTCGGTGTGGGGTCTCCAGTAGTTTTGGGCAAAAGATAGGGTACTGCATAGTAATGCAGCGACGAATAGTAAAACTTGTCTCATGCGTAGGGTTTTTTGGTCAATAATTTGCTCTATTATGAATGTAGTGCAATTCGCTGCAGCCTCGGGTGTATTGAAGGTTTGAAAAAGCTGTTTTTTGAGTGGGGGTTTTATTTGGGTGTATGGAGTTTTTTATGGGGGCCGTTTTGCGGAGAGAGGAGGCAGTGGTTGGCGAGTTTTGCGAAGGAAGTTTTACGGGGTTTGCGCAGAGAGTTTTACGGATTTAGCGCAGCGCATTTTGCGAAGAGGGAGCATAAATTGCGAAGGGTGAGTATAAATTGTGAAGGGGATGTATTATTTGCAAGGGAAGGAGCATTAATCGCAAAGAAAGGAGCATTAATTCCAAAGAAAGATTTATTAGTTGTAAGGAAAGATGTAATAATTATTTCACCTTCCCGCTTTTCAGCGCATCTTTATAAAACTCTTCTACCTTTGTTCTTGCCCACGGTGTTTTGCGAAGAAACTTGAGTGAAGATTGAATGGAAGGATTACTAATAAAGCAATTGATCCTGATCTGGTAACCCAACTCATCCCACCCATAAGCATCTACCAGTTGGGTAAGCAATTTCTCAAGCGTAATACCGTGTAAAGGATCTTTTGATTCCATTTCATATTGTTTGTGCCGCAAATATACAGCACAATATTTTTTATATCTTTGCATCTTATCTAATTTTATCGCTATGGCTAACCCATATATCTCCCTGCTGCGCACTGCCTGGCATTACGCACGAAAGGAGAGGAGGAGATATGTACTGGTGTATGCCATGTTTACAGTTTCTGCCATTATTAATGCATTATACCCAATGCTACTGGGATGGTTTATCAACAAGATCCAACAGGATACCCAGCAGGTATTACACTTTGCCTTCCTTTATGCTGCCAGTTATTTCGGACTCAAAGTGCTGGAATGGTGCTTTCATGGCCCTGCCCGTGTAATGGAACGGGAACTTGCTTTTAACCTGAGCCGTAACTTTCTCCAAACCCGGTATCACCAGGTACTGCACCTGCCCGTAAAATGGCACCAGGACCACCATAGTGGTGCCACCATCAATCGTATCCGTAAGGCATACGAAGCCCTGAAAACCTTTTTCGATCATGGCTTTATGTATTTAAGAGCATTAGGAAAACTGATCTTTTCTGTCATTGCCATCGTTTATTTCTCACCATTATTCGGTACCATCGGTGTTGTGCTCGGTGCCATCACCATCTGGGTGATCTTTAAATTTGACAAGCCTTTTATCCGTACACTGGATGAGGTGAATGAAAGAGAGCATGTGGTGTCTTCAACCCTGTTCGATAGTCTTTCCAATATCATGACGGTAATTACCCTGCGGCTGGAAAAGAGCATGGAAACTGGCTTATTATCAAAAGTAGCCCTGATACTACATCCATTTAAAAAGAATGTCCGGATCAATGAATGGAAATGGTTTGTGGCTGATATGTTGATCACCCTTATTTATTGCGTAATAGCGGTAGGATACGTATTGCAAAACTGGAAACAGGGATCGGTATTTTATGTAGCCGGCCTTGTTACGCTGTTGGGATATGTGAACCAATTCACCAGCGTGTTCTATGATTTTGCCTGGCAGTATACTGATATTACACAATACAATACCTCCGTACAAACTGCCGCCAATATTGATAGCGCATTCAACGAACAGCACCGCCCTGATGCACATACAGACCTGCCGCATACCTGGCAGGAGATTCAGATAAAAGACCTGAGCTTTTCTCACAGGGAACAATACGATGCCGAACATGGACCACAAAGTCTGCATGGCCTGCACCTCCGTATACCCCGTGGTAAACGGATTGCACTGATAGGAGAAAGTGGTAGTGGTAAAAGTACGCTCCTGTCATTATTGAGAGGACTATATGAGCCGCGCCCGGGTATGCAGCTGACAGTAGATGAAAAGACATACGACCTGGATACACTCAATGAAACAGTGACCCTCTTTCCACAGGAACCTGAGATCTTTGAGAATACCATTGCCTACAATGTGACCCTGGGCCTGCCTTTCAGCGAAGCAGATATCAAAGAAGTATGTGAAAGTGCGCATTTTACAGATGTGATCAGCCAGTTGCCTATGGGCCTGGAATCGGATATCCGTGAAAAAGGGGTGAACCTATCCGGTGGACAAAAACAACGACTGGCGCTGGCCAGAGGTATACTCGCGGCACGCGAGAGTGAAGTGGTATTGTTGGATGAACCTACCAGTAGTGTGGATCCTAAGACGGAAGTCATGATTTACAATAAGCTGTTTGCGGCATTTGCAGATAAGGCGGTGATCTCTTCTATTCATCGCCTGCACCTGTTGCCACAATTTGACTATGTGTATGTGTTACATCAGGGGCGTATTGCAGATGAAGGGACATTTGAACATCTTCGGAATAATAGTCCGATCTTTCAGGAGTTATGGAAACACCAGAAGGATACGATGGGGAAGCATTTTCAGTAAATTGAAATACCGGTTGCTATTGTGGTTAATCGTTGCATATACTCCTGTTTAGCATCCACAGGGGTTCTATTTGGATGTGAAGTAGTTTCATAAAAGAACATCCAGAAAAATAAAGACATTCATGAAGGCGGAAATTCACAAACGGGGATGAAAACCATTTTCAGAAACAAAGACCACCTACTATAAAATATCCCCAAAAGTTCAGACACTTTTGGGGCCAGCCCACTAATTTAACCAGAACGCTTGACTAAAAAAACATTCGCCGCCACATCCCAAGTTTCTACCCGTATTTGCATTGAAACGGATATTGCAGCTGATGTATTCTACTTATAGACGGCCACCAGTGAGCATTGAAATAATAACAAGACTGAAAGGAGAAGAAATTGATGAAGCGTTTCCAATGGCGCAAATAATTATTGAAGAGGGATTAGAATTGAGATTTCAACATATAAATAACCTGATCGAAGCTTAAAAAGCAGCAGGCTGGCATAAGGATCTATTCATTTCCCGTTCCCAAAATCGAAATTCCATAATTCACACATTATGATTCAAATGTGTGAATTATGTAAATATTTACCAGAATGCTGTAATACTTCCCTGATTAATTTAAGCCAACTTCACAACTAAAAGCTGGGCATTTAAATTAATATAAATTCTTTAATCAACACTATATAACAAAAATGATGATTACACAAATATTATTAATAACGATCGGGGCAATATTATTACTGTTCTTTTCAGGAGTGAAAATCGTAAGACCAACGCACAGAGGTTTAATAGAAAGGCTTGGCAAATATACTAGATTCGCGCATCCTGGTTTTAATTGGGTAATTCCTATCATAGATAGAATATTTATAGTCAATATTACAGAACAAATGGTCGATGCACAGCCACAGGAAATTATCACAAACGATAATCTGAATGCCAGTGTAGATGCTCAAATATAT
This Chitinophaga sancti DNA region includes the following protein-coding sequences:
- a CDS encoding reprolysin-like metallopeptidase; the encoded protein is MRQVLLFVAALLCSTLSFAQNYWRPHTDGARITPDKAVSRLAFPAEYKLFDLDLTPLRTEAFRAVGNTATHGTIISLPNADGQIEQFEIVEASNFEPALQAKFPDIRAFSGKGITDKSAILKLSISPQGIQTTVFRVEKETEFIEPFSADHTVYSVFKKQPKALPWKCGTPDQKLATDLSNSVAARSTGDLKTLRLAQSVTAEYSNYFGATSSSQVALVLAAVNATLTRCNGVYEKDLALHLNLVSNTTNVFYYNASTDPYSNASSGASGSWNSELQSTLTSVIGAANYDIGHLFGASGGGGNAGCIGCICVDGSKGSGFTSPADAIPQGDNFDIDYVAHEVGHQLGANHTFSYGNEGTGVNVEPGSGITIMGYAGITSYDLAPHSIDIFHAVSIGQIQTNLSSKTCPTTTSISANNATPVVSGGSSYTIPISTPFALTGSATDANTSDVLTYCWEQIDNASSSQTGSSSVASASKASGPNWISFAPTTSPTRYFPKLATILAGSLVSGPLTGGDASANTEALSSVSRTLHFRLTVRDNAPYSSTAPVSVGQTNYADVTVTVSNTSGPFAVTAPNTAVSWAGNSSQTITWNVASTTASPVSTANVKISLSTDGGTTFSTLVASTPNDGSQVVTIPNTPTTTARIKVEAVGNIFFDISNTNFTITAGTGCAAPTGLTSSSVTTTSATVGWTAVSGAASYKVDYKASSSSTWISAATTTTATSVSLTGLTQGTTYDYRVRTTCTSDTSVYTTAQFTTISTDSCNVPTALTSSSVTSTGATVSWTAASGATSYSVDYKLNSSSTWTSAATATTATSVTLSGLTAASLYDWRVRTNCASGSGSYIAAQFTTLTASGCANTLDNSTNGTTSGAATIPFNTDVTGLISPSGDVDYYKFVITTSGTITITLGTLPGDYDLKLYNSSGTQLNVSQASGTTSESISRTVSAGTYYVQVYGYNGANSATTCYTLRVALGTATRSVDITTDQDKVQVYPNPANSVVNINLAGVKGKSEVSLFDINGRQVMRREVNAANAQLDISSLTPGVYIIRVKNGTKEVSMTKIVKQ
- a CDS encoding VF530 family protein, translating into MQRYKKYCAVYLRHKQYEMESKDPLHGITLEKLLTQLVDAYGWDELGYQIRINCFISNPSIQSSLKFLRKTPWARTKVEEFYKDALKSGKVK
- a CDS encoding ABC transporter ATP-binding protein; its protein translation is MANPYISLLRTAWHYARKERRRYVLVYAMFTVSAIINALYPMLLGWFINKIQQDTQQVLHFAFLYAASYFGLKVLEWCFHGPARVMERELAFNLSRNFLQTRYHQVLHLPVKWHQDHHSGATINRIRKAYEALKTFFDHGFMYLRALGKLIFSVIAIVYFSPLFGTIGVVLGAITIWVIFKFDKPFIRTLDEVNEREHVVSSTLFDSLSNIMTVITLRLEKSMETGLLSKVALILHPFKKNVRINEWKWFVADMLITLIYCVIAVGYVLQNWKQGSVFYVAGLVTLLGYVNQFTSVFYDFAWQYTDITQYNTSVQTAANIDSAFNEQHRPDAHTDLPHTWQEIQIKDLSFSHREQYDAEHGPQSLHGLHLRIPRGKRIALIGESGSGKSTLLSLLRGLYEPRPGMQLTVDEKTYDLDTLNETVTLFPQEPEIFENTIAYNVTLGLPFSEADIKEVCESAHFTDVISQLPMGLESDIREKGVNLSGGQKQRLALARGILAARESEVVLLDEPTSSVDPKTEVMIYNKLFAAFADKAVISSIHRLHLLPQFDYVYVLHQGRIADEGTFEHLRNNSPIFQELWKHQKDTMGKHFQ